One Streptomyces sp. V4I8 genomic window carries:
- a CDS encoding rhamnulokinase family protein, giving the protein MKSYAAVDLGASSGRVMVGRVGPDSLELSEAHRFPNRPVRVPEGLRWDVLGLYAGVLDGLRAAGQVDSVGIDSWAVDYGLLDADGALLGNPVHYRDSRTEGVAEQVWATVPAEELYAATGLQYAPFNTLYQLTAARGSAQLAYAKRLLLVPDLLAYWLTGEQGTELTNASTTQLIDPRTRNWSYDVASRLGIDLDLFAPLRQPGDFAGVLRGEVLEETGLSGPVPVTAVGSHDTASAVAAVPAEGERFAYICTGTWSLAGLELGAPVLTEESRAANFTNELGLDGTVRYLRNIMGLWLLQECVRAWGEPDLGALLLDASKVPALRSVVDAGDAAFLAPGRMPERIAEACRASGQPVPASPAEITRCILDSLALAHRRAVRDAERLADHPVDVVHVVGGGTRNALLCQLTADACGLPVVAGPTEAAALGNVLVQARTHGLVGDLGDGRRLLTRTQPLTRYEPRGDAARWSEAEARLTRW; this is encoded by the coding sequence GTGAAATCGTACGCCGCGGTCGACCTCGGGGCGTCCAGCGGGCGCGTCATGGTCGGCCGCGTCGGCCCGGACTCGCTGGAGCTGAGCGAGGCCCACCGCTTCCCGAACCGGCCGGTGCGCGTGCCGGAGGGGCTGCGCTGGGACGTGCTCGGGCTGTACGCGGGGGTGCTGGACGGGCTGCGGGCGGCCGGGCAGGTCGACTCCGTAGGCATCGACAGCTGGGCCGTGGACTACGGGCTGCTGGACGCCGACGGGGCGCTGCTCGGCAATCCCGTGCACTACCGGGACTCCCGGACGGAGGGGGTCGCGGAGCAGGTGTGGGCGACCGTCCCCGCAGAGGAGCTGTATGCCGCCACCGGGTTGCAGTACGCCCCCTTCAACACCCTGTACCAGCTGACCGCCGCCCGCGGCTCCGCCCAACTGGCGTACGCCAAGCGGCTGTTGCTCGTCCCCGACCTGCTGGCGTACTGGCTCACCGGTGAGCAGGGCACCGAGCTCACCAACGCCTCCACCACCCAGCTGATCGATCCCCGGACACGGAACTGGTCGTACGACGTCGCCTCGCGGCTGGGGATCGACCTGGACCTGTTCGCGCCGCTGCGGCAGCCCGGCGACTTTGCGGGGGTGCTGCGCGGGGAGGTGCTGGAGGAGACCGGGCTGAGTGGTCCGGTGCCGGTGACGGCGGTCGGGTCGCACGACACCGCCTCCGCCGTGGCCGCCGTCCCGGCCGAGGGCGAGCGGTTCGCGTACATCTGCACCGGCACCTGGTCGCTGGCGGGCCTCGAGCTGGGCGCCCCCGTGCTCACCGAAGAGAGCCGGGCCGCCAACTTCACCAATGAGCTCGGGCTGGACGGCACGGTCCGGTATCTGCGGAACATCATGGGGCTGTGGCTGCTCCAGGAGTGTGTACGGGCGTGGGGCGAGCCCGATCTGGGCGCGCTGCTGCTCGACGCGTCCAAGGTGCCGGCCCTGCGGTCGGTCGTGGACGCCGGGGACGCGGCGTTCCTGGCGCCGGGCCGGATGCCGGAGCGGATCGCCGAGGCGTGCCGTGCCTCGGGGCAGCCGGTGCCCGCCTCGCCCGCCGAGATCACACGCTGCATCCTCGACTCGCTCGCCCTGGCCCACCGGCGCGCCGTCCGAGACGCCGAGCGGCTGGCCGACCATCCCGTCGACGTCGTGCATGTCGTCGGGGGCGGCACCCGCAACGCCCTGCTGTGCCAGCTGACCGCCGACGCGTGCGGGCTGCCGGTGGTGGCGGGCCCGACGGAGGCCGCCGCCCTCGGGAACGTCCTGGTCCAGGCGCGTACCCACGGGCTGGTCGGGGACCTCGGCGACGGCCGGCGCCTGCTCACCCGTACGCAGCCGCTGACCCGGTACGAGCCGCGGGGGGACGCGGCGCGCTGGAGCGAGGCGGAGGCCCGGCTCACCCGATGGTGA
- a CDS encoding bifunctional aldolase/short-chain dehydrogenase gives MAPHPEAAALLARSHRLGSDPRNTNYAGGNASAKGTDTDPVTGGDVELMWVKGSGGDLGTLTEAGLAVLRLDRMRALVDVYPGVEREDEMVAAFDYCLHGKGGAAPSIDTAMHGLVEAAHVDHLHPDSGIALACAADGEKLTAECFGDSVVWVPWRRPGFQLGLDIAAVKEANPQAIGCILGGHGITAWGDTSEECERNSLHIIRTAEKFLAEKGKAEPFGGVIEGYEGLAEAERRERAAALAPYVRAIASQDKAQVGHFNDSDVVLEFLARAEHPRLAALGTSCPDHFLRTKVRPLVLDLPPAAPLDEAVARLKELHAEYREEYAAYYQRHALPDSPAMRGADPAIVLVPGVGMFSFGKDKQTARVAGEFYVNAINVMRGAEAVSAYAPIEESEKFRIEYWALEEAKLQRMPKPKPLATRVALVTGAGSGIGKAIAHRLVAEGACVVIADLNAENAQAVAEELGGPDKAVAVAVDVTSEEQIAAAFKAGVLAFGGVDLVVNNAGISISKPLLETTAKDWDLQHDIMARGSFLVSREAARVMIAQELGGDIVYIASKNAVFAGPNNIAYSATKADQAHQVRLLAAELGEHGIRVNGINPDGVVRGSGIFAGGWGAKRAAVYGVEEEKLGEFYAQRTILKREVLPDHVANAVFALTGGDLTHTTGLHIPVDAGVAAAFLR, from the coding sequence ATGGCTCCCCATCCCGAAGCCGCCGCCCTACTCGCTCGCTCTCACCGGCTCGGCTCCGACCCCCGTAACACCAACTACGCCGGCGGAAACGCGTCCGCCAAGGGCACCGACACCGACCCCGTCACCGGTGGTGATGTGGAGCTGATGTGGGTCAAGGGGTCCGGGGGTGACCTCGGGACGCTCACCGAAGCAGGGCTGGCCGTGTTGCGGCTGGATCGGATGCGGGCGCTGGTCGACGTCTATCCGGGCGTCGAGCGTGAGGACGAGATGGTCGCCGCCTTCGACTACTGCCTGCACGGGAAGGGTGGGGCGGCGCCGTCCATCGACACCGCCATGCACGGGCTCGTCGAGGCGGCGCATGTCGATCATCTGCATCCGGACTCCGGTATCGCGCTCGCCTGTGCCGCGGACGGGGAGAAGCTGACCGCCGAGTGTTTCGGGGACAGCGTGGTGTGGGTGCCGTGGCGGCGGCCCGGGTTCCAGCTCGGGCTGGACATCGCCGCCGTGAAGGAGGCGAACCCGCAGGCCATCGGGTGCATCCTCGGTGGGCACGGGATCACCGCGTGGGGTGACACCTCCGAGGAGTGCGAGCGGAACTCGCTGCACATCATCCGGACCGCCGAGAAGTTCTTGGCGGAGAAGGGTAAGGCGGAGCCTTTCGGGGGCGTCATCGAGGGGTACGAGGGGCTGGCCGAGGCCGAGCGGCGGGAGCGGGCCGCGGCGCTGGCACCGTATGTCCGTGCGATCGCCTCGCAGGACAAGGCGCAGGTCGGGCACTTCAATGACTCCGACGTGGTGCTTGAGTTCCTGGCCCGGGCCGAGCACCCTCGGCTGGCCGCGCTGGGGACCTCCTGCCCCGATCACTTCCTGCGGACCAAGGTGCGGCCGCTCGTCCTGGATCTGCCGCCGGCCGCTCCGCTCGACGAGGCCGTCGCCCGGCTCAAGGAGCTGCACGCCGAGTACCGCGAGGAGTACGCCGCCTACTACCAGCGGCACGCCCTGCCCGACTCCCCCGCCATGCGTGGCGCCGATCCGGCGATCGTGCTGGTTCCGGGTGTCGGCATGTTCAGCTTCGGCAAGGACAAGCAGACCGCGCGGGTCGCGGGTGAGTTCTATGTCAACGCGATCAATGTGATGCGGGGGGCGGAGGCTGTCTCCGCGTACGCGCCCATCGAGGAGTCCGAGAAGTTCCGTATCGAGTACTGGGCCCTCGAGGAGGCCAAGCTCCAGCGGATGCCGAAGCCCAAGCCGCTCGCGACGCGGGTCGCGCTGGTGACCGGCGCCGGCAGCGGGATCGGGAAGGCCATCGCGCACCGCCTGGTGGCCGAGGGCGCGTGTGTGGTCATCGCCGATCTCAACGCCGAGAACGCCCAGGCCGTCGCCGAGGAGCTGGGCGGGCCGGACAAGGCCGTCGCGGTCGCCGTGGACGTCACGTCGGAGGAGCAGATCGCCGCCGCCTTCAAGGCGGGTGTGCTCGCCTTCGGCGGTGTGGATCTGGTCGTCAACAACGCCGGTATCTCCATCTCCAAGCCGCTGCTGGAGACGACGGCCAAGGACTGGGACCTGCAGCACGACATCATGGCCCGTGGTTCGTTCCTCGTGTCGAGGGAGGCGGCGCGCGTGATGATCGCTCAGGAGCTGGGCGGTGACATCGTCTACATCGCCTCCAAGAACGCCGTCTTCGCCGGGCCCAACAACATCGCCTACTCGGCCACCAAGGCCGACCAGGCTCACCAAGTGCGGCTGCTGGCAGCCGAGTTGGGTGAGCACGGCATCCGCGTCAACGGGATCAACCCGGACGGTGTCGTGCGCGGGTCCGGGATCTTCGCCGGTGGCTGGGGTGCCAAGCGGGCCGCCGTGTACGGGGTCGAGGAGGAGAAGCTGGGCGAGTTCTACGCCCAGCGCACGATCCTCAAGCGTGAGGTGCTCCCGGACCACGTCGCGAACGCCGTCTTCGCCCTGACCGGCGGGGACCTGACCCACACCACCGGGCTGCACATCCCGGTCGACGCCGGCGTCGCGGCCGCCTTCCTGCGGTGA
- a CDS encoding lactate utilization protein C yields MSSRERILGRVRRALADVPATERDETSYERAVPRDYLREHGQRSVTETVDLLAENLADYRAIVHRCTPADLAATIAGMLAARGAKTVLVPPGLEPEWLATTDAERIADRAESTPDELDRVDSVVTACAVAVAETGTIVLDGSPDQGRRRITLVPDHHICVVRVPEQVVSSVPQALERLDPARPLTWISGPSATSDIELDRVEGVHGPRTLEVVLVGG; encoded by the coding sequence GTGAGCAGCAGGGAACGGATCCTGGGCCGGGTGCGGCGGGCGCTGGCCGACGTACCGGCCACAGAGCGCGACGAGACGTCGTACGAGCGGGCGGTGCCGCGGGACTATCTGCGTGAGCACGGGCAGCGGAGTGTCACGGAGACGGTGGATCTGCTGGCGGAGAACCTGGCGGACTACCGCGCGATCGTGCACCGCTGCACCCCCGCCGATCTCGCGGCGACGATCGCCGGGATGCTGGCCGCGCGGGGCGCGAAGACGGTGCTCGTGCCGCCGGGGCTGGAGCCCGAGTGGCTCGCGACGACCGACGCCGAGCGGATCGCGGACCGGGCGGAGAGCACACCGGACGAACTGGACCGGGTCGACAGCGTGGTCACGGCGTGTGCGGTGGCCGTCGCCGAGACCGGCACCATCGTCCTGGACGGCTCCCCCGACCAGGGCCGGCGGCGCATCACGCTCGTCCCCGACCACCACATTTGTGTCGTACGGGTTCCCGAGCAGGTCGTGTCGTCCGTCCCGCAGGCCCTCGAACGCCTCGATCCCGCCCGCCCGTTGACGTGGATCTCCGGCCCCTCCGCGACCAGTGACATCGAGCTGGACCGGGTCGAGGGGGTGCACGGGCCGCGCACCCTGGAGGTCGTGCTGGTCGGCGGCTGA
- a CDS encoding FAD-dependent oxidoreductase: MDEPTRTHASYWIETAPPGDPAPPPAGDLTIDVAVVGAGIAGIATAWELARRGHGVALLEADRVAAGVTGHTTAKLTAQHTLIYDRLRRTRGKDGAHLYATSQTDAIRHAAEVADELGIDCDWEETAAYTYTQDGDRTDELRAEADAAREAGLAAEYVSDTDLPYPVAGAVRVEGQAQFHPRKYLLALVADLKRLGGQVYEHTRVVGLAEGEPCVLTTEDGVKVRAGSVVVATHYPIFDRALLFTRLSPRRELVVAAPIDAVAAPSGMYITPEQNTRSVRTAPYAEGKRLLIVTGEHFTPGTGVDVEARFKDLSGWATDRFGELTFTHRWATQDNDSTDSVPLVGPLHPASRHCYVATGFGGWGLSNGIMAGRLLCDLITGRENPWSDLYDPRRVVSVVREGKDFVKHQSDVARHFVGDRLQHLPGPSAGSVDDIAPGDGAIVHVSGKRCAVHRDEDGNVHAVSAKCTHLGCLVAFNRAERAWECPCHGSRFDPDGRVVQGPAVRPLEQRDI, translated from the coding sequence ATGGACGAGCCGACCCGCACCCACGCGTCGTACTGGATCGAGACGGCACCGCCCGGCGACCCGGCACCCCCGCCGGCCGGCGACCTCACGATCGACGTCGCCGTCGTGGGTGCGGGCATCGCCGGGATCGCCACCGCCTGGGAGCTGGCCCGGCGTGGGCACGGCGTCGCCCTGCTGGAGGCGGACCGGGTCGCCGCCGGCGTCACCGGGCACACCACCGCGAAGCTCACCGCCCAGCACACCCTGATCTACGACCGCCTGCGCCGCACCCGCGGCAAGGACGGGGCCCACCTGTACGCGACCTCCCAGACGGACGCGATCCGGCATGCCGCCGAGGTCGCGGACGAGCTCGGCATCGACTGCGACTGGGAGGAGACGGCGGCCTACACCTACACCCAGGACGGCGACCGTACCGACGAACTGCGGGCGGAGGCCGACGCGGCCCGGGAGGCGGGCCTGGCCGCCGAGTACGTGTCCGACACGGATCTGCCGTATCCGGTGGCGGGTGCGGTACGCGTCGAGGGGCAGGCCCAGTTCCATCCCCGCAAGTACCTGCTGGCACTGGTCGCCGACCTGAAGCGTCTCGGCGGCCAGGTGTACGAGCACACGCGCGTGGTCGGGCTCGCCGAGGGCGAACCCTGTGTGCTGACGACCGAGGACGGGGTGAAGGTGAGGGCCGGGAGCGTCGTGGTCGCCACCCACTACCCGATCTTCGACCGGGCGCTGCTGTTCACCCGCCTCTCACCACGGCGCGAACTGGTGGTCGCCGCCCCCATCGACGCGGTCGCCGCACCGAGCGGCATGTACATCACCCCCGAGCAGAACACCCGCTCGGTGCGCACGGCACCCTACGCCGAAGGCAAGCGCCTGCTCATCGTGACCGGCGAGCACTTCACCCCCGGCACGGGCGTCGATGTCGAGGCACGCTTCAAGGACCTGTCCGGCTGGGCGACGGACCGCTTCGGGGAACTCACCTTCACTCACCGGTGGGCCACCCAGGACAACGACTCCACCGACTCCGTACCGCTCGTCGGCCCCCTGCACCCCGCGAGCCGGCACTGCTACGTGGCCACCGGCTTCGGTGGCTGGGGCCTGAGCAACGGCATCATGGCGGGCCGGCTGCTCTGCGATCTGATCACCGGCCGCGAGAACCCGTGGAGCGATCTGTACGATCCCCGCCGGGTGGTGTCCGTCGTCCGCGAGGGCAAGGACTTCGTCAAGCACCAGTCCGACGTGGCACGCCACTTCGTCGGCGACCGGCTCCAGCACCTGCCCGGCCCCTCGGCCGGCTCGGTGGACGACATCGCCCCCGGCGACGGCGCCATCGTCCACGTCTCCGGCAAGCGCTGTGCCGTCCACCGCGACGAGGACGGCAACGTCCACGCCGTCTCCGCGAAGTGCACGCACCTGGGCTGCCTGGTCGCGTTCAACCGCGCGGAGAGGGCATGGGAATGCCCGTGCCACGGATCCCGCTTCGACCCCGACGGCCGTGTCGTACAGGGCCCGGCCGTACGGCCGTTGGAGCAGCGCGACATCTGA
- the rhaI gene encoding L-rhamnose isomerase yields MTELAAVKAALKTQAVETPSWAYGNSGTRFKVFAQQGVPRTPREKLDDAAQVHAFTGVAPTVALHIPWDKVDDYAALAKHAEERGVQLGAINSNTFQDDDYKLGSICHPDAVVRRKAVDHLLECVDIMDATGSADLKLWFADGTNYPGQDDLRARQDRLAEGLAEVYERLGEGQRMLLEYKFFEPAFYSTDVPDWGTAYAHCLKLGPKAQVVVDTGHHAPGTNIEFIVATLLREGKLGGFDFNSRFYADDDLMVGAADPFQLFRIMYEVVRGGGFSPEVAFMLDQCHNIEAKIPAIIRSVMNVQEATAKALLVDRSALAAAQASGDVLEANAVLMDAYNTDVRPLLREVREEMGLDGDPMSAYRRSGWAEKIVAERVGGEQAGWGA; encoded by the coding sequence GTGACCGAGCTCGCCGCGGTGAAGGCCGCACTCAAGACCCAGGCAGTCGAAACGCCGTCATGGGCGTACGGGAACTCGGGGACGCGGTTCAAGGTGTTCGCCCAGCAGGGCGTGCCGCGTACGCCGCGGGAGAAGTTGGACGACGCGGCGCAGGTGCACGCGTTCACCGGTGTCGCGCCCACCGTCGCCCTGCACATTCCGTGGGACAAGGTCGACGACTACGCGGCGCTGGCCAAGCACGCCGAAGAACGTGGCGTGCAGCTGGGCGCGATCAACTCCAACACCTTCCAGGACGACGACTACAAGCTGGGCAGCATCTGTCATCCGGACGCGGTGGTGCGACGGAAGGCCGTCGATCATCTGCTGGAGTGCGTCGACATCATGGACGCGACGGGCTCCGCCGATCTGAAGCTGTGGTTCGCGGACGGGACGAACTACCCCGGGCAGGACGACCTCCGGGCGCGGCAGGATCGGTTGGCCGAAGGGCTGGCCGAGGTGTACGAGCGGCTGGGCGAGGGGCAGCGGATGCTGCTCGAGTACAAGTTCTTCGAGCCGGCCTTCTACTCGACGGATGTGCCGGACTGGGGGACGGCGTACGCGCACTGTCTGAAGCTCGGGCCGAAGGCGCAGGTCGTCGTGGACACCGGGCACCATGCGCCGGGGACCAACATCGAGTTCATCGTCGCGACGCTGCTCAGGGAGGGGAAGCTCGGAGGGTTCGACTTCAACTCCCGGTTCTATGCGGATGACGACCTGATGGTGGGGGCGGCGGATCCGTTCCAGTTGTTCCGGATCATGTACGAGGTCGTGCGTGGGGGTGGGTTCTCCCCCGAGGTCGCGTTCATGCTCGACCAGTGCCACAACATCGAGGCGAAGATTCCGGCGATCATCCGGTCCGTGATGAATGTGCAGGAGGCCACGGCGAAGGCGTTGCTGGTCGACCGGTCGGCGCTGGCTGCGGCGCAGGCCTCTGGTGATGTGCTCGAGGCGAATGCCGTGCTGATGGACGCGTACAACACCGATGTGCGGCCGTTGCTGCGTGAGGTGCGGGAAGAGATGGGTCTCGACGGCGACCCGATGTCCGCGTACCGCCGGTCCGGCTGGGCCGAGAAGATCGTGGCCGAGCGGGTTGGTGGGGAGCAGGCCGGTTGGGGGGCGTGA
- a CDS encoding (Fe-S)-binding protein, producing MRVALFLTCVNDTLYPDTGRAVVKLLTRLGVDVDFPMAQTCCGQAHYNTGYRHEAEPLARHFSDVFGEYDAIVTPSGSCGAMVRELYPRMGERARAEGRGDTLAATLAPVVPKTYELTEFLVDVLGVTDVGACYPHKVTYHPTCHGLRGLGLADRPRRLLQAVKGLELVELPGAEECCGFGGTFALKNSDVSAAMGTDKVRNAESTGAEVLCAADNSCLMHIGGTMARLRTGMRPVHIAEILASTEEEPAE from the coding sequence ATGCGTGTCGCCCTGTTCCTGACCTGTGTCAACGACACGCTCTATCCGGACACCGGGCGCGCCGTGGTGAAACTGCTGACCAGGCTGGGCGTCGACGTCGACTTCCCGATGGCCCAGACCTGCTGCGGACAAGCCCACTACAACACCGGCTACCGCCATGAGGCCGAGCCGCTCGCCCGGCATTTCTCCGATGTCTTCGGGGAGTACGACGCGATCGTCACCCCGTCCGGATCGTGCGGGGCGATGGTGCGCGAGCTGTATCCACGGATGGGAGAGCGGGCCCGCGCCGAGGGGCGCGGGGACACCCTCGCGGCGACCCTGGCACCGGTGGTGCCGAAGACGTACGAGCTGACGGAGTTCCTGGTGGACGTGCTGGGGGTGACGGACGTGGGCGCCTGCTACCCGCACAAGGTGACCTACCACCCGACCTGTCACGGGCTGCGCGGGCTGGGGCTCGCCGACCGGCCCCGCCGGCTCCTCCAGGCCGTCAAGGGGCTGGAGTTGGTGGAGCTGCCGGGCGCGGAGGAGTGCTGCGGTTTCGGCGGCACCTTCGCGCTGAAGAACTCCGATGTCTCTGCGGCGATGGGCACGGACAAGGTGCGCAACGCCGAGTCGACGGGCGCCGAGGTGCTGTGCGCGGCGGACAACTCCTGTCTGATGCACATCGGCGGGACGATGGCGCGGCTGCGGACGGGCATGCGGCCGGTGCACATCGCGGAGATCCTGGCGAGCACGGAGGAGGAGCCGGCCGAATGA
- a CDS encoding LutB/LldF family L-lactate oxidation iron-sulfur protein, whose protein sequence is MSGTFVGMPAFPKAAHEAVHDTTLRGNLRHATHTIRGKRAKAVAEVSDWAELREAGKRIKDHTLRHLDRYLVQLEESVTAAGGTVHWAADADEANDIVARLVKMTGESEVVKVKSMATQEIGLNEALEAEGIRAYETDLAELIVQLGKDRPSHILVPAIHRNRGEIRDIFEREMSEWGRPAPEGLTDTPAELAEAARLHLREKFLRAKVGISGANFMVAETGTLVVVESEGNGRMCLTLPETLISVVGIEKTVPTWQDLEVFLQTLPRSSTAERMNPYTSTWTGTTDEDGPQNFHLVLLDNGRTDALADEIGRQALRCIRCSACLNVCPVYERAGGHAYGSVYPGPIGAILSPQLRGVTSEIDASLPYASSLCGACYEVCPVAIDIPEVLVHLRERVVEGGQVTANGNKVVLKPAKGHAAERAAMRAARWAFSHPGALRTGQRLASRTRRLHPRTLPGPGKAWSETRDLPTVPAEPFRDWWQRTRGGKDGAK, encoded by the coding sequence ATGAGCGGGACGTTCGTAGGAATGCCGGCCTTTCCGAAGGCCGCGCACGAGGCCGTGCACGACACGACCCTGCGCGGCAATCTGCGCCACGCCACGCACACCATCCGCGGCAAGCGGGCCAAGGCCGTCGCGGAGGTGTCCGACTGGGCGGAGCTGCGGGAGGCCGGGAAGCGGATCAAGGACCATACGCTGCGTCATCTCGACCGGTATCTCGTGCAGTTGGAGGAGTCGGTCACGGCGGCGGGCGGCACGGTCCACTGGGCCGCGGACGCCGACGAGGCGAACGACATCGTGGCCCGACTCGTCAAGATGACCGGCGAGTCGGAGGTCGTCAAGGTCAAGTCGATGGCCACACAGGAGATCGGGCTCAACGAGGCCCTGGAGGCGGAGGGCATCCGCGCCTACGAGACCGATCTCGCCGAGCTGATCGTGCAGTTGGGCAAGGACCGCCCCTCGCACATCCTCGTCCCGGCGATCCACCGCAACCGGGGCGAGATCCGGGACATCTTCGAGCGTGAGATGAGCGAGTGGGGCCGCCCGGCACCCGAGGGGCTCACCGACACGCCCGCCGAGCTGGCGGAGGCGGCACGACTGCACCTGCGCGAGAAGTTCCTACGGGCCAAGGTCGGCATCTCCGGCGCCAACTTCATGGTCGCCGAGACCGGCACGCTGGTCGTCGTGGAGTCCGAGGGCAACGGGCGGATGTGTCTGACGCTGCCCGAGACGCTGATCTCGGTGGTCGGCATCGAGAAGACCGTGCCGACCTGGCAGGACCTGGAGGTCTTCCTCCAGACCCTCCCCCGCTCCTCCACGGCCGAGCGCATGAACCCGTACACCTCGACCTGGACCGGCACCACGGACGAGGACGGTCCGCAGAACTTCCATCTGGTGCTGCTCGACAACGGCCGCACCGACGCCCTCGCCGACGAGATCGGCCGCCAGGCCCTGCGCTGCATCCGCTGCTCGGCGTGTCTCAACGTCTGCCCCGTGTACGAGCGGGCGGGCGGACACGCCTACGGCTCGGTCTACCCGGGCCCGATCGGCGCCATCCTCAGCCCTCAACTGCGGGGCGTGACCAGCGAGATCGACGCCTCGCTGCCGTACGCGTCATCGCTGTGCGGCGCCTGCTACGAGGTGTGCCCCGTCGCCATCGACATCCCCGAGGTGCTGGTGCATCTGCGGGAGCGGGTCGTCGAGGGCGGCCAGGTGACCGCGAACGGCAACAAGGTCGTGCTGAAACCGGCGAAGGGGCATGCCGCCGAGCGGGCCGCGATGCGGGCGGCACGCTGGGCGTTCAGCCACCCGGGCGCCCTGCGGACGGGACAGCGGCTCGCCTCGCGCACCCGCCGTCTGCATCCGCGCACGCTGCCCGGCCCCGGCAAGGCATGGAGCGAGACCCGGGATCTGCCGACCGTGCCCGCGGAGCCCTTCCGGGACTGGTGGCAGCGGACGCGCGGTGGAAAGGACGGTGCCAAGTGA
- a CDS encoding sugar ABC transporter ATP-binding protein: MTHPSTTGPAPVLALRDISKSFGAVRALRDVSLELFPGEVHALAGENGAGKSTLIKTLAGVHRPDAGQVLLDGAPVVFHGPGDARDAGIAVIYQEPTLFPDLSIAENIFMGRRPRRALGRIDHKATHSATLALMQRLGVELDPDRPARGLSIADQQIVEIAKALSFDARVLIMDEPTAALTGSEVARLFGVVRTLREQGAAVLFISHRLEEIFQICRRVTTLRDGAWIASEPLAGMTEDDLVRRMVGRDLDELYPKQDVKPGEVALSVRRLTREGVFTDVSFDVRRGEIVGLAGLVGAGRTEVARAVFGIDRWDAGEVEVDGRKLVSGAPSTAMASGLALVPEDRRAQGLVMDMSIERNIGLTGLRTTVKAGLMDRGAERSRSLDWAVKLQVKYARIADTVNTLSGGNQQKVVLAKWLATGPRVLIVDEPTRGIDVGTKAEVHRLLSELAAGGVAVLMISSDLPEILGMADRVLVMHEGRLTAEIPRSEATEETVMAAATGRAAA; the protein is encoded by the coding sequence ATGACCCACCCGTCCACCACGGGTCCGGCCCCGGTTCTGGCGCTCAGGGACATCTCGAAGTCCTTCGGCGCGGTCCGCGCCTTGCGGGACGTCTCCCTGGAGCTGTTTCCCGGGGAGGTGCACGCCCTCGCCGGGGAGAACGGCGCGGGCAAGTCGACCCTGATCAAGACGCTCGCCGGAGTGCACAGGCCGGACGCCGGCCAGGTGCTGCTCGACGGTGCGCCCGTCGTCTTCCACGGCCCCGGTGACGCCCGCGACGCCGGCATCGCCGTGATCTACCAGGAGCCGACCCTCTTCCCCGACCTGTCGATCGCCGAGAACATCTTCATGGGCCGCCGGCCACGGCGCGCCCTCGGCCGCATCGACCACAAGGCGACGCACTCCGCGACCCTGGCGCTGATGCAGCGGCTCGGCGTCGAGCTCGACCCCGACCGCCCCGCGCGCGGCCTGTCCATCGCCGACCAGCAGATCGTCGAGATCGCCAAGGCGCTCTCCTTCGACGCCCGCGTCCTGATCATGGACGAGCCGACCGCCGCCCTCACCGGCAGCGAGGTCGCCCGGCTCTTCGGAGTCGTCCGCACCCTGCGCGAGCAGGGCGCCGCCGTCCTCTTCATCTCCCACCGGCTGGAGGAGATCTTCCAGATCTGCCGGCGGGTGACCACCCTGCGCGACGGCGCCTGGATCGCCAGCGAGCCGCTGGCCGGCATGACCGAGGACGATCTCGTCCGCCGGATGGTCGGCCGTGACCTCGACGAGCTCTACCCCAAGCAGGACGTGAAGCCGGGCGAGGTCGCCCTGAGCGTGCGCCGGCTGACCCGTGAGGGCGTCTTCACCGACGTCTCCTTCGACGTACGGCGCGGCGAGATCGTCGGCCTCGCGGGACTGGTCGGCGCGGGCCGTACGGAAGTCGCGCGGGCCGTGTTCGGCATCGACCGCTGGGACGCCGGTGAGGTCGAGGTGGACGGACGCAAGCTCGTCAGCGGGGCCCCGTCCACCGCCATGGCCTCCGGACTCGCCCTCGTCCCCGAGGACCGGCGGGCCCAGGGCCTGGTGATGGACATGTCCATCGAGCGCAACATCGGCCTGACGGGTCTTCGTACGACCGTGAAGGCCGGCCTCATGGACCGCGGTGCCGAACGCAGCCGCTCCCTCGACTGGGCCGTCAAACTCCAGGTCAAGTACGCGCGGATCGCCGACACGGTGAACACCCTGTCCGGCGGCAACCAGCAGAAGGTCGTCCTCGCCAAGTGGCTCGCCACCGGCCCGAGGGTGCTGATCGTCGACGAGCCCACCCGGGGTATCGACGTCGGCACCAAGGCCGAGGTGCACCGGCTGCTCAGCGAGCTGGCCGCCGGCGGCGTGGCCGTCCTGATGATCTCCTCCGACCTGCCCGAGATCCTCGGCATGGCCGACCGCGTGCTCGTGATGCACGAGGGCCGGCTGACCGCCGAGATCCCCCGCTCCGAAGCCACCGAGGAAACCGTGATGGCCGCAGCAACGGGGAGGGCAGCCGCATGA